The Aneurinibacillus migulanus genome contains the following window.
GTTCCTAGTTGAGTTCCATGAATGGCGAGGATATATTGCATAAGCGTAATCTCATTCTTTATAGGTTTGTTCATGTATCCTTCCAACCTCTTTTCAGCAGGCTCTTGATACACAATTAGGCGAAGCACATTTATATTGAAAGCGATTTTATCAGCAAGCCATCTATATACGCAAGCACCTTTTTATGCTACTTTCCTGTATTTGTTACTATGTGAAATTGGATATAAAAATATACTTTGTATATAATTGGTTTAATTTGGGGTTATTTGGGAGGGCGTTAATTAGCAAGAGGGTTAAAAAGAAGGAAAGGGGAAAAAGAGGAGAAGTTGGAGTCGCTCTGCGCTTTGACTGCCTTCATTGATCAGCCTATTCCTTATCCAACCTCGTCTCTCTTTCTTACCTCAGTATTATAAGAGTCGATTTACCAAGTCAGATATAGTTTACAAACTTGAAATTACTGACTGAGCCTGGCTACCGCGCAATCGAACATAATTCGGGCAGCGAAAGCGGTTGTAACATCATGATGATCATACAAAGGATTCACCTCAGCGATATCAAATACGTCAACAACTGTATATAATTGCTCCAGCATGGACATGCATTGTACAGGGGTCAGTCCTCCTGGTTCATTCGCTCCCGCTCCCGGTGCATAGGCAGGGTCTAGCACATCAATATCGAATGTTAGATAAATCTTATCTACTCCCTGTAAAGCGGTTAACGCCTGTTCAACAACCGCTTGCGGTGTACTTTGATGTACTTCTCTTGCGGTAATCTGCACAATTCCGCTCTCTTTTAGATATGCTTCGTACCACGGGTAGTTATAGCTGCGCACCCCGATTTGCACGATATGCTCAGGTTTTACCCCCGGTAATTCCAGCGCTCTGCGCATCTGGCTGCTCTGTGAGAATTTTCCTTGAATAGGGGAATCATCCACCAGGTCAAGATGTGCATCAAATTGAATAATACCAATATTTCCTTCTGCACAATCATGCAACGCTTTAATAATCGGGTATGAAACGGAATGATCGCCGCCCAAAACAAATGGAAAGATATTCTCCCCCACCAAACCTTTTATTTTATTCTCTGCGTTTTCAAACGTTTTTTCTGTGCTATATGCTGCAATGTTAATGTCGCCAAAATCTTCTATACCATTTTCTAAAAGGGAAAACGTCTTTCTTTTCTCTACATCGTATACTTTATTGTCATCTATGCGATTAGAAAACCAGGAGAATGCCTCCCTGATTGCCTTAGGAGCAAAACGTGCTCCTGGTCTGCCCAACGAAGCCCCCCCGTCCCAGGGAAATCCTACAATACCAAACTTTTGATTATTCATTGCTCACAGCTCCTTTGTTTGATGTAACTTCTTGTAATTGAATCTCCTGCTTGAAATACACCCCATATATAGCCAATCCCACAATCAACCACACGACAAACAGAATATATTCAACCGTTCCCATTGAAATCGGAGTGCCGGGAATAAGCATAAGAAATAAAAATAAGCCTGAGAAAAGGGAAGCGATATAGCCCATTGCTATACCGCCGGGAATCTTGTACGGACGATGAAGATTCGGTTGTATTTTTCTCAGTCGAACACTGCTGAGTGCCATACAAAACCAGGCAATCAAAAAGGCAATCCCTCCCATGATAATTAAAGGCAGAAGCATCCCGCTTCCTAGCAAAATTCCAACAATAGATATAACTGTCATAAAAGTAAGCGTATTTGTAGGAGTTCTGTATTGTGGATGTAATTTTGCAAATGATTTTGGTAAAAATCCGGCTTTTGCGAACGACGATATTAATCGGCTTCCGGCTAACAGAAAACCGTTGAACGTCGTTATCACTCCCATTAAGGCTCCAAAAACGACAACAGTGGATAAAAATTTTGAGCCGGTTGTCGCTTCAAGCGCCAAAACCAACGGCAAATCTCCCAATTTGCCCATGCTTTCAGCCGGCATGATAAAGCCTGATACAATAATAATTAAGATATACAGCAACCCACCGACGACAATGGTTCCCACAATGGCTCGTCCGAGGTTAGAGTAGTTAATCCCACTATCCGCCTCTTCTACCGTTTTCGGAATCGTATCAAAACCATTCATAAAGAATAGAATAGCCGCCATCGCTAAAACGATACTGTTCGTCGTACCGTCTGGAGAAAACAACGGCGCCATGTTCTCTGGGGTACCCACAATGACACCGCCAATAAGGAAAACAGCGAAAGCCACAAGCATCATGACGGTCGCAGCATTCTGAAAAACTGCCGATTGTTTGGCGCCCTTCCAGTTCATATAAACAATGAAACCTACCATAAGAAAGCTAATGAGCAGGTGAGGCAAATATACCTGAGTACCAAACAGCGTATATAACGGATATGAATTCAACGCAGGGAATACATACGCTATTAATATAGCGACCGATATAGCCACCCAAGGTAAAATAATCAAATAGCCAAGGATTAAGAACCATCCACAGATAAAGGCAGGAAGCCTGCCAAGCGCTCTGAACGTATAGGCGAATTCACCACCGGAAACCCGAAGACTTGCTGTCAGCTCCCCATACACAAACCCAATCGGTATAATCATACACATAGTAAGAATAACCGCGATGATGGCACCGACACTTCCTGCGGTAGACATCCAGGCAGGTACAGAGATGACCCATCCGATCCCGATCATACTTCCAAATGCAAGCCCGAAGTAATCTTTGGCTGACATTCCTTTCTTACTCATCATTAGGAACCCCCTTTGTCATATGTATTTTTTTAGCTTTTCACTTTTATAAGCAATCTGCCTGCTTAAACAAGTGACTTACAACCTTTTAACAAGCAAATCACATGCCATTTTCTT
Protein-coding sequences here:
- a CDS encoding APC family permease: MSKKGMSAKDYFGLAFGSMIGIGWVISVPAWMSTAGSVGAIIAVILTMCMIIPIGFVYGELTASLRVSGGEFAYTFRALGRLPAFICGWFLILGYLIILPWVAISVAILIAYVFPALNSYPLYTLFGTQVYLPHLLISFLMVGFIVYMNWKGAKQSAVFQNAATVMMLVAFAVFLIGGVIVGTPENMAPLFSPDGTTNSIVLAMAAILFFMNGFDTIPKTVEEADSGINYSNLGRAIVGTIVVGGLLYILIIIVSGFIMPAESMGKLGDLPLVLALEATTGSKFLSTVVVFGALMGVITTFNGFLLAGSRLISSFAKAGFLPKSFAKLHPQYRTPTNTLTFMTVISIVGILLGSGMLLPLIIMGGIAFLIAWFCMALSSVRLRKIQPNLHRPYKIPGGIAMGYIASLFSGLFLFLMLIPGTPISMGTVEYILFVVWLIVGLAIYGVYFKQEIQLQEVTSNKGAVSNE
- a CDS encoding agmatinase family protein, whose protein sequence is MNNQKFGIVGFPWDGGASLGRPGARFAPKAIREAFSWFSNRIDDNKVYDVEKRKTFSLLENGIEDFGDINIAAYSTEKTFENAENKIKGLVGENIFPFVLGGDHSVSYPIIKALHDCAEGNIGIIQFDAHLDLVDDSPIQGKFSQSSQMRRALELPGVKPEHIVQIGVRSYNYPWYEAYLKESGIVQITAREVHQSTPQAVVEQALTALQGVDKIYLTFDIDVLDPAYAPGAGANEPGGLTPVQCMSMLEQLYTVVDVFDIAEVNPLYDHHDVTTAFAARIMFDCAVARLSQ